A region of Paenibacillus thiaminolyticus DNA encodes the following proteins:
- a CDS encoding metallophosphoesterase family protein: MQSIAIISDIHGNLQALEAVLQDVERQGADRIYCLGDVVGKGPNPAEAVDLIWEHCDVIVRGNWDELVLRMEEDIQFRWHAERLGEKRRSMLAALPFSHDFIMSGRHIRLVHASPQSVYHRVQPWDAEERRLGMFEFTSSLNEPLHPCQSPDVVIYGDIHNAYLQHLQGRTLVNCGSVGNPLDITQASYIMLQGSLGQVTTSEFSIHFHRVPYDIERAVRAAQEADIPGLQPYVRELRTGVYRGLQSGEA; the protein is encoded by the coding sequence ATGCAATCCATCGCTATCATTTCAGATATACATGGTAATTTGCAGGCATTGGAAGCGGTGCTGCAGGATGTGGAGCGCCAAGGCGCCGACCGGATCTACTGTCTTGGCGATGTCGTCGGGAAGGGCCCGAATCCGGCGGAGGCTGTCGATCTCATCTGGGAGCATTGCGATGTGATCGTGCGCGGCAATTGGGATGAGCTTGTCCTGCGGATGGAAGAGGACATCCAATTCCGCTGGCACGCCGAACGGCTGGGCGAGAAGCGCCGGAGCATGCTGGCCGCGCTGCCGTTCTCTCATGACTTCATCATGAGCGGCCGGCATATCCGTCTCGTCCATGCGTCCCCGCAGAGCGTCTATCATCGGGTACAGCCGTGGGATGCGGAAGAGAGAAGACTCGGCATGTTCGAATTCACCTCCTCCCTCAACGAGCCTCTTCATCCGTGCCAATCGCCGGATGTTGTCATATACGGGGATATTCATAATGCTTATTTGCAGCATCTTCAGGGCCGCACGCTGGTCAACTGCGGCAGCGTAGGCAATCCGCTTGACATTACCCAGGCGTCCTATATTATGCTGCAAGGGAGCTTGGGGCAAGTGACGACCAGTGAATTTTCGATTCATTTTCACCGGGTGCCCTATGATATCGAACGGGCTGTCCGGGCTGCCCAAGAGGCGGATATCCCGGGCCTCCAGCCGTACGTGCGGGAGCTGCGCACCGGCGTGTACCGTGGGCTTCAAAGCGGAGAAGCATAG
- a CDS encoding MerR family transcriptional regulator has protein sequence MFRIGDFSKSTQVSIRMLRYYDEVGLLKPARVDELTGYRLYSIDQIPVIQQIILLRDMEFNVAEIACALANWEDSFIIGQLENKKKEIHAAIRRELEHIAKIEVAIKDQTESHCPVYRPSHSD, from the coding sequence ATGTTCCGAATCGGAGACTTTTCAAAATCAACGCAAGTGTCCATCCGAATGCTGCGCTATTATGATGAAGTCGGCCTGTTGAAGCCGGCCCGGGTTGATGAGCTTACAGGCTATCGGCTCTATTCCATCGACCAAATCCCAGTCATACAGCAAATTATCCTTTTACGAGATATGGAATTCAATGTTGCTGAAATCGCTTGCGCCCTTGCCAACTGGGAAGATTCCTTCATTATCGGGCAATTGGAGAATAAAAAGAAAGAAATACATGCAGCGATTCGGCGGGAATTAGAGCATATCGCCAAAATCGAAGTCGCGATAAAAGACCAGACCGAATCCCATTGCCCTGTCTACCGCCCGAGTCACAGCGATTGA
- a CDS encoding histidinol-phosphatase has product MKFDLHTHHFRCGHADGNIREYIEAGIANGLDVIGISDHTPYFGREEDQAFPNIAMAKSDFENYVNEVLELKREYEGRIDVLLGIESDYFPPHAETYRQMLDRYPFDYIIGSVHYTNEISIFNKNRWKKLSDEERIAQKVTYYELIRDSARSGMFQILGHIDAMKGNYPAFSDIAAAEAIDETLSVIADCGVAIEINTSGKTKLSGGWYPSDEILERALHFGVDVTFGSDAHKPSRVGDEWEQVRKRLLEIGFTSWVYYKQKQRHEVPLA; this is encoded by the coding sequence ATGAAATTCGACTTGCATACACATCATTTCCGCTGCGGGCATGCGGACGGAAATATCCGGGAATACATCGAGGCAGGGATCGCGAACGGGCTGGACGTCATCGGCATTTCCGATCATACCCCGTACTTCGGCAGAGAGGAAGATCAGGCCTTTCCCAATATCGCGATGGCGAAGAGCGACTTCGAGAATTATGTGAATGAAGTGCTGGAGCTGAAGCGGGAATATGAAGGACGCATCGACGTGCTGCTCGGCATCGAGTCCGACTATTTCCCTCCGCACGCCGAGACCTACCGCCAGATGCTGGACCGGTATCCGTTCGATTATATAATCGGATCCGTTCATTATACGAACGAGATCAGCATTTTCAATAAGAACCGGTGGAAAAAGCTGTCCGATGAAGAACGCATCGCCCAGAAGGTAACGTATTATGAGCTCATTCGCGATTCCGCCCGCTCCGGCATGTTCCAGATTCTCGGCCACATCGACGCGATGAAGGGGAACTATCCGGCCTTCTCGGATATCGCTGCTGCCGAGGCTATCGATGAGACGCTGTCCGTCATCGCCGATTGCGGCGTGGCGATCGAGATCAATACGTCCGGCAAGACGAAGCTGAGCGGCGGCTGGTATCCTTCCGACGAGATTCTGGAACGGGCCCTTCACTTCGGCGTCGATGTCACGTTCGGCTCCGATGCCCACAAGCCGTCCCGGGTCGGCGACGAATGGGAGCAAGTCCGGAAGCGGCTCCTCGAGATCGGCTTCACGTCCTGGGTCTACTACAAGCAGAAACAAAGACATGAAGTGCCGCTCGCGTAG
- a CDS encoding LysR family transcriptional regulator, producing the protein MNLSQLETLITISKTMSFRKAGELLNLTQPAVSAQIKSLEDEFKTILIDRNQPVTLTDSGRLFLEQAERILQIVDDLKQKLNDLQQIPQGHIVLGTTTSIAIQILPRVLSYFQDQFPLIKTSILSMSSTQIMSQIENGTLDIGIGYLNEQNPNLVSSVLYYDTFELVVNANHPLAEHKHGTMDLLRDIPLIMLSTDTLGRRFADETFRRHGIQPHIVMELNSSEEVKRMVELNLGAAIISKLSVSNELKRGTLQIVHIHELEIAHPVGVMYRTGRYLNSAMQQFLNDLKGMPETQFIGSE; encoded by the coding sequence ATGAATTTGAGCCAATTGGAAACGCTCATCACGATTTCCAAGACAATGAGCTTCCGCAAAGCCGGCGAACTGCTGAACCTGACTCAGCCTGCCGTATCTGCGCAAATCAAGAGCTTGGAAGATGAGTTCAAGACCATTCTCATTGATCGCAATCAGCCGGTTACGCTGACCGACAGCGGCCGGTTGTTTCTTGAACAAGCCGAACGCATACTCCAAATCGTCGATGATTTGAAGCAAAAGCTGAACGATTTGCAGCAAATTCCGCAGGGTCATATCGTGCTTGGAACGACGACATCGATTGCCATTCAAATTCTCCCGCGGGTGCTTTCCTATTTCCAGGATCAATTCCCGCTCATCAAGACCTCCATCTTGTCCATGTCCTCAACCCAAATCATGAGCCAAATCGAAAATGGCACCTTGGATATCGGAATCGGGTATTTGAATGAGCAGAATCCGAATCTTGTCTCTTCCGTTCTGTACTACGACACGTTCGAACTGGTTGTCAATGCGAACCATCCGCTAGCCGAGCATAAGCATGGCACCATGGATCTGCTGCGGGATATCCCTCTCATTATGCTGTCCACCGACACCCTCGGCCGCCGGTTCGCGGATGAGACGTTCCGCCGTCACGGCATTCAGCCTCATATTGTGATGGAATTGAACAGCAGCGAGGAAGTGAAGCGGATGGTAGAGCTGAATCTTGGCGCAGCCATCATCTCGAAGCTGTCCGTCAGCAACGAGCTGAAGCGGGGAACCCTGCAGATTGTACATATCCATGAGTTGGAGATCGCCCATCCGGTCGGCGTCATGTACCGTACGGGCCGATATTTGAATTCCGCGATGCAGCAGTTCCTGAATGACCTGAAAGGCATGCCGGAAACGCAATTCATCGGGTCAGAATAG
- a CDS encoding DUF4127 family protein: MKNVLYVPLDDRPVNLDDVIMQGRSAGLNVITPCRSDIRNRLDTEKIAAGGILESTSSPAVGHPDNIRRFILRHAGAADGFIISTDMLVYGGLIGSRRLRANGGGIYPDYDPAAAKRLDVIRLVKQSCPGKPIYVLDTIMRLATTTFVDGLTYEAYTESRSFMQQPRKSFTAFDDILQGYDLSPDGSYGGTVHFDKEQYYNARRHKFKTNYYILEQLARQGYIDFLAIGVDDAYTQGAQLNEIRFIEGRINAWLGGGASGQNPDRAIILPDADGLGHALMARMANQLHRGGTKPRYAVRYYGPDGSTITSPYEYMNVDDNIRRHVDIIGGQRVPCSPDIEIIAITAPEQVSAAISRLEANVSNRIPTVAIDFAGRGPANAAVTEALLDSRHTGCLLGYSAWNTPGNKIGIALGMGQARYAFLVTENRPAALDRAVNAHGSLLFKRFLKDYYYKTTAIGEIRTYSRKHCMYSNIASMADQNMRLFNTAADYAFLLAILRTRMQTHTATLAGKNAFLAGCPGAAQNVRQIRGSLWSLAAYSHVSLDDDNPDFMWGRAFEITLQPAAALH; this comes from the coding sequence ATGAAAAACGTTCTGTATGTGCCGCTCGACGACCGGCCCGTTAATTTGGATGATGTGATTATGCAAGGGCGCTCGGCAGGTCTCAACGTCATCACCCCTTGCCGAAGCGATATTCGGAATCGGCTGGATACGGAAAAAATAGCCGCGGGCGGAATCCTGGAAAGCACGTCTTCCCCGGCTGTCGGCCATCCGGACAATATTCGGCGCTTTATTCTCCGTCACGCCGGGGCGGCGGACGGGTTTATTATCTCCACCGATATGCTGGTCTATGGAGGATTAATCGGCAGCCGGCGCTTAAGGGCGAATGGGGGCGGCATCTACCCCGATTACGACCCTGCGGCGGCGAAGCGGCTGGACGTCATTCGTCTCGTGAAGCAATCGTGTCCGGGCAAGCCGATCTATGTTCTCGATACCATCATGCGGTTGGCGACGACGACGTTCGTGGATGGTCTGACCTATGAGGCTTATACGGAGTCGCGCAGCTTCATGCAGCAGCCCCGCAAGAGCTTTACCGCGTTTGACGATATTTTGCAAGGGTATGACTTGTCCCCAGACGGGTCTTATGGGGGCACCGTTCATTTCGACAAGGAACAATATTACAACGCCCGCCGGCATAAATTCAAAACCAACTATTATATTCTGGAGCAGCTGGCCCGGCAGGGTTATATCGACTTCCTGGCGATCGGCGTTGACGATGCTTATACGCAAGGCGCGCAGCTCAACGAGATTCGATTCATCGAAGGGCGCATCAACGCTTGGCTCGGCGGCGGAGCCAGCGGACAAAATCCCGACCGTGCCATTATTCTTCCGGATGCGGACGGACTGGGGCATGCGCTGATGGCCCGCATGGCGAACCAATTGCATCGCGGCGGGACCAAGCCGCGCTACGCGGTGCGCTATTACGGGCCTGACGGATCCACCATCACGAGCCCTTACGAATATATGAATGTGGATGACAATATCCGGCGCCACGTCGATATAATCGGGGGCCAGCGTGTCCCTTGTTCACCAGATATCGAGATCATTGCCATTACTGCCCCGGAGCAGGTGTCCGCCGCCATAAGCCGGTTGGAAGCGAATGTGTCGAACCGGATTCCGACGGTCGCCATCGATTTCGCGGGGCGAGGTCCGGCCAACGCCGCCGTGACCGAAGCGCTGCTGGACAGCCGGCATACGGGATGCCTGCTTGGATACAGCGCCTGGAATACTCCGGGGAATAAGATCGGGATTGCACTAGGCATGGGGCAAGCGCGCTATGCCTTCCTCGTTACGGAGAATCGTCCGGCAGCCCTCGATCGGGCCGTCAATGCACATGGTTCACTGCTGTTCAAGCGTTTCCTGAAAGACTATTATTATAAAACAACGGCAATCGGCGAAATCCGTACCTATTCGAGAAAGCACTGCATGTATTCCAACATTGCGTCCATGGCCGACCAGAACATGCGCCTCTTCAATACGGCGGCCGATTATGCCTTCCTTCTGGCGATCCTCCGCACACGTATGCAGACGCATACTGCCACCCTTGCCGGCAAAAACGCATTTTTGGCCGGCTGCCCGGGAGCTGCGCAAAATGTACGGCAAATTCGCGGGTCTCTCTGGTCCTTGGCGGCCTACTCCCATGTATCGCTGGACGATGACAACCCGGACTTCATGTGGGGGCGGGCCTTCGAGATCACCTTGCAGCCTGCCGCAGCATTGCACTGA
- a CDS encoding MFS transporter, with protein MRTKEVRSWMMYDWANSAFATTMLAAVLPIFYQTVAASNLPGHQATSYWAFTQTIGMILVAVLSPILGAVADLSQRKMAFLRVCAWMGALACILMVFAGEGDWLYVSVLFVFATIGFSGGNTFYDSLLPDIAPPEARDEISAKGYMYGYIGGGALLAVNIVMLELWETFGFASKVAATQAVFLTVGVWWLLFSLPLFRTLRDPARIERRSAVYYTKHGFGRIFYTLKRVKHYPELLKYILSFWFFNDGISTIIAMSAIYGAEIGIETSHLIIALLITQFVGIPFTFLFAKFARQLGSKRSLYISLSTYIVIVFLGYFMTSALHFYILAFLVGMVQGGSQAVARSVFSQMVPRSRASEFFGFLSLSSKVSASIGPAVFGMVGLLTGSTRLAILSILAFFIIGILLLVFVDIEKGRREAEQEESLFTGGSINPPAPGVPVN; from the coding sequence ATGCGTACGAAAGAAGTTCGCAGTTGGATGATGTACGATTGGGCGAATTCCGCTTTTGCGACTACGATGCTGGCGGCGGTGCTGCCGATTTTTTACCAGACCGTAGCCGCCTCGAATCTGCCTGGACATCAGGCGACCAGCTATTGGGCCTTCACCCAGACGATAGGCATGATTCTGGTTGCGGTGCTGTCGCCGATACTGGGGGCGGTGGCCGATCTGTCCCAGCGGAAGATGGCGTTCCTTCGCGTGTGTGCCTGGATGGGAGCCTTGGCCTGCATCCTGATGGTGTTCGCGGGTGAAGGAGACTGGCTGTATGTATCGGTGCTGTTCGTCTTCGCCACGATCGGTTTTTCCGGCGGCAATACATTCTATGACTCGCTCCTTCCGGATATCGCTCCGCCCGAAGCACGGGACGAAATCTCTGCCAAAGGCTATATGTACGGCTATATCGGCGGCGGGGCCCTGCTGGCCGTCAATATTGTGATGCTGGAATTGTGGGAGACGTTCGGCTTCGCCAGCAAGGTGGCGGCGACCCAGGCCGTATTCCTGACCGTCGGCGTCTGGTGGCTTCTGTTCTCGCTGCCGCTGTTCCGCACGCTGCGCGACCCGGCCCGAATCGAACGGCGCTCAGCGGTTTATTACACGAAGCATGGGTTCGGCCGTATTTTCTACACCTTGAAGCGGGTGAAGCACTATCCGGAGCTGTTGAAATATATTTTATCCTTCTGGTTCTTCAATGACGGGATATCGACCATCATCGCCATGTCGGCCATCTATGGCGCCGAGATTGGCATCGAGACGAGCCATCTCATTATTGCCTTGCTCATTACGCAGTTCGTGGGCATCCCGTTCACGTTCCTGTTCGCGAAGTTCGCCAGACAGCTCGGATCGAAGCGATCACTCTATATTTCGCTCAGCACGTATATCGTCATCGTGTTCCTTGGCTACTTCATGACGTCCGCGCTTCATTTTTATATTTTGGCCTTCCTTGTCGGTATGGTTCAAGGCGGCAGCCAGGCCGTGGCCCGCTCCGTCTTCAGCCAGATGGTGCCGCGCAGCCGGGCATCCGAGTTCTTCGGCTTCCTGAGCCTGTCGAGCAAAGTATCGGCTTCCATCGGCCCGGCCGTATTCGGGATGGTCGGCCTGCTGACCGGATCCACCCGCTTGGCGATCTTATCGATTCTCGCCTTCTTCATTATCGGTATTCTGCTCCTTGTCTTCGTCGATATCGAGAAGGGGCGCCGAGAGGCGGAACAGGAAGAGAGCCTGTTCACGGGAGGCTCGATCAATCCGCCAGCCCCCGGCGTTCCGGTGAATTGA